A single window of Vigna radiata var. radiata cultivar VC1973A chromosome 4, Vradiata_ver6, whole genome shotgun sequence DNA harbors:
- the LOC106758741 gene encoding WAT1-related protein At4g15540 yields MRERYCYKEVLPFTAMVAIECSNVGVNILFKAATQKGLSYYAFIAYSYLISVLFLLLPLPFVFRWSRGLPPLNLSLISRIFLLGVIGVIAQLSGYKGLNYTSPTLASALSNLIPAFTFILAIIFRMEKVALRSSSTQAKILGSSVSILGALIVLLYKGSIILSTSSATLSHTLLSPMESTSQTNWVLGGSLLAIEYLLVPIWYIVQTDIMKQYPAELIVVFLYNLSGTLISAPICLLLEENLSAWKINPDVTLMAIVYSGFFCTGLSSLVHTWGIHLKGPVYVSIFKPLSIVVAAVSSVIFLGDALYSGTVVGAVILSFGFYAVIWGNAKQDELSEDFDMRPSSSSKSPLLLSYKGKDNEETTHC; encoded by the exons atgagagagagGTATTGTTACAAGGAAGTGCTTCCATTCACTGCAATGGTTGCCATAGAGTGCTCCAACGTTGGTGTGAACATTCTATTCAAAGCTGCAACTCAGAAGGGATTGAGTTATTATGCCTTCATCGCTTATTCATATCTCATCTCtgttctctttctccttttgcCTTTGCCCTTCGTCTTTCGATG GTCAAGAGGCCTTCCACCGCTCAACCTCTCTCTCATCTCAAGAATTTTCCTCCTTGGAGTAATTGG AGTGATAGCTCAACTTTCTGGGTACAAGGGACTGAATTACACCTCGCCTACGCTTGCGTCTGCTCTCAGCAACCTCATACCAGCTTTCACCTTCATATTGGCGATCATTTTCAG GATGGAAAAGGTAGCTTTGAGAAGCTCAAGCACTCAGGCCAAAATCCTGGGTTCATCCGTATCCATATTAGGTGCACTCATAGTTTTACTCTATAAGGGTTCCATAATCCTTTCAACTTCATCTGCAACACTATCTCATACGCTTCTTTCTCCAATGGAATCTACATCACAAACAAATTGGGTTCTTGGTGGATCCCTACTTGCCATTGAGTATCTTTTGGTTCCAATCTGGTACATTGTTCAG ACCGATATTATGAAACAATACCCAGCAGAGTTGATTGTGGTGTTCCTGTACAACCTGAGCGGGACTCTGATATCTGCTCCAATTTGCTTACTGTTAGAAGAAAATTTGAGTGCTTGGAAGATAAATCCTGATGTAACATTGATGGCTATTGTATATTCG GGTTTCTTTTGCACAGGCCTAAGTAGTTTGGTTCACACTTGGGGCATTCATCTTAAAGGCCCAGTTTATGTTTCAATCTTTAAGCCTCTGTCCATTGTGGTTGCAGCCGTTTCGAGTGTCATCTTCCTTGGTGATGCTCTGTATTCTGGAAC TGTTGTTGGAGCAGTGATACTCTCGTTTGGATTTTATGCTGTGATATGGGGTAATGCAAAACAAGATGAATTGAGTGAGGACTTTGACATGCGTCCTTCATCAAGTAGTAAGAGTCCTTTGTTGCTGAGCTACAAAGGGAAAGATAACGAAGAGACCACCCACTGTTGA
- the LOC106758327 gene encoding cytochrome P450 83B1-like, which yields MDKMLPFVLLAFPILLLFLLRIRKTSKKPTFPPGPRGLPLIGNLYYLLDSSTLCLKLYELSKKYGPIFSLQLGSRPAIVISSPKLAKEVMKTHDLAFCGRPSLLSSMKLSYNGLDMAFSPYRDYWRHTRKISIIHFLSLKRVLMFSPFRKCEVSHLVRKISEHASCSKETNLHELLTCLTSALVFRTALGRRYEEEGIEKSMFHGLLKEAQELIASTFYTDYIPFVGGVVDKLTGLMGRLEKMFKLLDGFYQNAIDEHLDPERKKLTDKGDFIDALIQLKNDPSFSMHLTPSHIKPLMMNIILAGTETSVAAVVWAMTALMKNPRVMKKAQEEIGNVFGGKDFIEEDNIEKLPYLKAVIKETMRLYPPLPLLVQRETIKKCSIRGYEIPEKTLVYVNAWAVHRDPETWRDPEEFFPERFLNSKIDFRGYDYELIPFGAGRRICPGIHMGVITMELVLANLLHSFDWELPQGMKRDDIDTDMLPGLIQHKKTPLILVAKKRE from the exons ATGGACAAAATGTTACCATTTGTTCTTTTAGCTTTCCCCATCTTGCTATTATTCCTCTTACGAATACGCAAAACATCTAAGAAACCTACCTTTCCACCAGGCCCTAGAGGTCTTCCTTTGATTGGCAATCTTTATTATCTACTCGATAGTTCCACCCTTTGTTTGAAGCTCTATGAACTCTCCAAAAAATACGGTCCCATCTTTTCTCTTCAACTGGGTTCAAGGCCTGCCATTGTTATCTCCTCACCAAAACTAGCCAAGGAGGTAATGAAAACCCACGACCTTGCCTTCTGTGGCCGACCCTCTCTCCTAAGCTCAATGAAACTTTCCTACAATGGGCTAGACATGGCATTTTCACCCTACAGAGATTATTGGAGACACACCAGAAAAATTTCCATCATCCACTTCCTTAGCCTCAAGCGTGTTCTAATGTTTTCCCCGTTCAGAAAATGTGAGGTTTCCCATTTGGTGAGAAAGATATCGGAGCACGCTTCTTGTTCCAAGGAGACGAACTTGCATGAGCTCCTGACTTGTCTCACAAGCGCTTTAGTGTTTAGAACTGCTCTGGGCAGAAGGTATGAAGAGGAAGGAATCGAGAAAAGCATGTTCCATGGCCTTCTTAAAGAAGCGCAGGAATTGATAGCTTCAACTTTCTACACAGATTACATTCCTTTTGTTGGTGGTGTGGTTGATAAACTCACAGGGTTGATGGGTCGTCTTGAGAAAATGTTTAAACTGTTGGATGGGTTTTACCAGAACGCCATCGATGAACACCTTGATCCTGAAAGGAAGAAACTTACCGATAAAGGGGATTTCATCGATGCATTGATTCAACTGAAGAATGATCCTTCCTTCTCGATGCATCTCACTCCTTCTCACATCAAACCCTTGATGATG AATATAATCTTGGCGGGGACAGAAACAAGTGTAGCCGCAGTAGTTTGGGCTATGACGGCGCTGATGAAGAATCCGAGAGTGATGAAGAAAGCCCAAGAAGAGATAGGAAATGTGTTTGGTGGGAAAGATTTTATAGAAGAAGATAATATCGAAAAGCTTCCTTATCTTAAGGCAGTTATAAAAGAAACAATGAGATTATACCCACCACTGCCTCTGCTTGTACAAAGGGAAACGATTAAGAAGTGTAGTATCAGAGGGTACGAAATTCCGGAGAAGACATTGGTGTATGTGAATGCTTGGGCAGTGCATAGAGACCCAGAAACATGGAGGGATCCAGAAGAGTTTTTTCCTGAGAGATTCTTAAACAGCAAAATAGATTTTAGGGGATATGATTATGAGCTGATTCCGTTTGGCGCTGGGCGAAGGATTTGCCCCGGAATTCACATGGGAGTTATCACAATGGAGCTCGTGCTTGCTAATCTTCTGCATTCATTTGATTGGGAATTGCCTCAAGGGATGAAAAGGGACGACATAGATACTGATATGCTTCCTGGACTTATCCAACACAAGAAAACCCCTCTCATCCTAGTTGCAAAAAAGCGAGAATGA